Proteins encoded within one genomic window of Trichomycterus rosablanca isolate fTriRos1 chromosome 7, fTriRos1.hap1, whole genome shotgun sequence:
- the qars1 gene encoding glutamine--tRNA ligase: MADLVALFTSIGLSEQKANETLKNEQLSSALKDAITQAQKLLGSKNVDKTMGTLLYSMVSRLRDLNHLAFFTDYIVKRKITTDLQLSAALDYVKGHPQGPLDVKAFETACGVGVIVGPEQIEDAVELIIRKHKQQLLVERYRFNMGLLMGEARAALKWADGKILKNEVDMQVLHLLGPKTEADLEKKPKAAKPKPVENNKKEEKKDTVNGEVKQEVKSLMEQLRGEALKFHKPGENYKTEGYVVTPNTMRLLKEHLEITGGQVRSRFPPEPNGILHIGHAKAINFNFGYAKANNGICFLRYDDTNPEKEEEKYFTGIKDMVEWLGYEPYAITHASDNFGQLYELAVELIRRGHAYVCHQRGEELKGHNVPPSPWRDRPVEESLVLFERMKKGMFAEGDATLRMKMVMEDGKMDPVAYRIKYTPHHRTGDTWCIYPTYDYTHCLCDSIEHITHSLCTKEFQARRSSYFWLCNALDVYCPVQWEYGRLNLTYTVVSKRKIIKLVETGVVRDWDDPRLFTLTALRRRGFPPQSINNFCARVGVTVSQTTMEPHLLEACVRDVLNETAPRVMAVLEPLKVIITNLPASAQTEIHVPDFPADESKGGHVVPFTKTIFIEQGDFREVMEKGYKRLTPDQPVGLRHAGYVISVQCVIKDASGKVVELEVSCTSSDCAEKPKAFIHWVSEPLKCEVRLYERLFKHKNPEDSSEVPAGFLSDINPNSLQVISALIDRSVSKAKVFDKFQFERVGYFSVDPDSTADKLVFNRTVTLKEDPGKI; this comes from the exons ATGGCGGATTTAGTGGCTCTTTTCACCTCAATTGGGCTCAGTGAGCAGAAAGCAAATGAAACGTTAAAAAATGAGCAGCTTAGTTCAGCTCTCAAGGACGCTATTACTCAG GCACAGAAGCTGTTGGGATCCAAAAATGTTGACAAAACTATGGGGACCTTACTCTACAGCATGGTGTCTAGACTTCGAGACCTCAACCATCTGGCTTTCTTTACAGATTACATAGTCAAACGCAAGATCACCACCGATCTGCAGTTGTCCG CTGCATTAGACTATGTAAAGGGTCATCCTCAGGGTCCTCTGGATGTGAAGGCTTTTGAGACTGCCTGTGGGGTGGGTGTGATTGTCGGTCCAGAGCAGATCGAGGATGCG GTTGAGCTGATCATCAGGAAACACAAACAGCAATTGCTGGTGGAGCGATACCGCTTCAACATGGGGCTCCTTATGG GTGAAGCCAGAGCTGCTTTAAAGTGGGCTGATGGGAAAATTCTAAAGAATGAAGTAGACATGCAG GTGTTGCACCTCTTGGGACCTAAAACTGAAGCAGATCTGGAGAAAAAACCCAAG GCAGCTAAACCCAAACCAGTGGAGAACAACaagaaggaagaaaagaaagataCTGTGAACG GAGAAGTCAAACAAGAGGTGAAGTCTCTGATGGAGCAGCTGAGAGGAGAAGCGCTTAAGTTCCATAAGCCAG GTGAGAATTACAAGACGGAAGGTTATGTCGTGACACCAAACACCATGAGGCTGCTGAAGGAGCACCTGGAGATCACTGGtggacag GTTCGGTCTCGATTTCCTCCTGAACCTAACGGCATCCTGCACATCGGCCATGCCAAGGCGATTAACTTCAACTTTGGTTATGCTAAG GCCAATAATGGGATCTGCTTCCTACGCTATGACGACACAAACCCAGAGAAGGAGGAAGAGAAATATTTTACTGGCATCAAAGACATGGTGGAGTGGCTGG gCTATGAGCCATATGCCATCACTCATGCCTCAGACAACTTTGGGCAGCTGTATGAACTCGCTGTTGAACTCATACGCAG GGGTCATGCATACGTGTGCCACCAGCGCGGTGAGGAGCTAAAAGGCCACAACGTGCCACCCTCACCCTGGAGGGATCGACCGGTTGAAGAGTCGCTCGTGCTCTTCGAGAGGATGAAGAAAGGCATGTTTGCTGAGGGTGACGCCACTCTTCGCATGAAAATGGTCATGGAGGACGGCAAGATGGACCCCGTAGCTTACCGCATTAAATACACACCGCACCACAGAACAGGAGACACCTG gtgTATATACCCTACGTACGACTACACCCACTGCCTGTGTGACTCCATCGAACACATCACACACTCCCTGTGCACCAAAGAGTTTCAGGCCAG ACGCTCatcatatttttggttgtgCAATGCTCTGGATGTTTACTGCCCTGTGCAGTGGGAGTATGGAAGACTCAACCTCACCTACACGGTCGTCTCCAAGAGGAAGATTATTAAGCTAGTGGAGACGGGCGTCGTCAG GGACTGGGATGACCCCCGTCTCTTCACCCTCACAGCTCTCAGAAGGCGTGGCTTTCCTCCTCAATCCATCAACAACTTCTGTGCACGG GTGGGCGTGACTGTCTCCCAGACGACCATGGAGCCCCACTTGCTGGAGGCCTGTGTCAGGGATGTGCTTAATGAAACAGCGCCGAGAGTTATGGCTGTGCTAGAACCTCTAAAAGTGATAATCACCAACCTGCCCGCCAGTGCACAG ACTGAGATTCATGTTCCCGACTTCCCTGCGGATGAAAGCAAAGGTGGCCACGTTGTTCCCTTCACCAAAACCATCTTCATTGAACAAGGGGACTTCAGAGAG GTTATGGAGAAGGGCTATAAGCGTCTAACTCCCGATCAGCCAGTTGGTTTGAGGCACGCGGGCTACgtcatctctgtgcagtgcgTCATCAAG GATGCTAGTGGTAAGGTGGTGGAGCTGGAGGTGAGCTGCACCAGCTCAGACTGTGCTGAAAAACCTAAAGCGTTTATCCACTGGGTCAGCGAGCCCCTGAAGTGTGAAGTGCGCCTCTATGAACGCCT CTTCAAGCACAAAAACCCAGAGGATTCATCTGAAGTTCCTGCTGGCTTCCTAAGTGACATCAATCCA